A stretch of the Geovibrio thiophilus genome encodes the following:
- the xerA gene encoding site-specific tyrosine recombinase/integron integrase, with protein MEKDKHTKAFESFLKYEYSASSNTVEAYVHDVKDFHQFTAGRDDPYSLKEVIGFMTELRIRGNSVETLLRRLSGLSTFFDFLIKEKELKVNPVTLVTKPKKWEKLPAFLDFSEVDELLRAPDVSTHLGFRDQIMLETMYSSGIRVSELVNIKLNDIDMKRGIFKVTGKGSKQRIVPFYESLREKMESYLTVRKEYFVKESDNGYLFLSRTGNKIDREYFWMLVKKYCEKTGIKKHVSPHTLRHSFATHMLTNGADLRTIQLFLGHSDLSTTEIYTHVTTDKARNIMNECHPRFSRNRGKQ; from the coding sequence ATGGAGAAAGATAAGCATACCAAGGCTTTTGAGTCGTTTCTGAAATACGAGTACTCGGCAAGTTCAAATACTGTGGAAGCCTATGTGCATGATGTTAAAGACTTTCATCAGTTTACTGCCGGAAGGGATGATCCTTATTCCCTGAAGGAAGTCATAGGTTTCATGACGGAGCTGAGGATAAGAGGCAACTCTGTTGAGACTCTTTTGCGGCGGCTTTCAGGGCTGAGCACCTTTTTTGATTTTCTCATAAAAGAAAAGGAACTGAAGGTTAATCCCGTTACTCTGGTAACCAAACCGAAAAAGTGGGAGAAGCTGCCTGCCTTTTTGGATTTCTCTGAGGTTGATGAGTTGCTGAGAGCTCCTGATGTTTCAACTCATTTGGGTTTCAGAGATCAGATAATGCTTGAGACAATGTACTCCTCCGGCATAAGGGTGAGCGAGCTTGTGAATATAAAGCTGAATGACATAGATATGAAAAGAGGAATATTTAAAGTAACCGGTAAGGGGAGCAAGCAGCGTATCGTGCCGTTTTATGAAAGCCTAAGAGAGAAAATGGAAAGCTATCTGACTGTGCGGAAGGAATATTTTGTGAAGGAATCCGATAATGGCTACCTGTTCCTCAGCCGCACCGGAAATAAGATTGACAGGGAATACTTTTGGATGTTGGTTAAAAAATACTGCGAGAAAACAGGGATAAAGAAACATGTATCCCCTCACACTCTCCGCCACTCATTCGCCACGCATATGCTTACCAACGGAGCGGATCTCCGCACCATCCAGCTTTTTCTCGGTCACTCCGACTTAAGCACAACCGAGATATATACCCATGTAACAACAGACAAGGCGAGAAATATAATGAATGAGTGCCATCCGAGATTTTCCCGAAACAGAGGCAAGCAATGA